TACCTGCAGCGCAACGGCCTCTCGCCGGCGGAGATCGCCAAGGTCGAGCCTATCGTGGTGCCGCCGGTCAACACCGACCAGTCCATCCGCCAGAAGCAGATCGAGGTCGGCGTGCTGGGCGGTGTCCTGCGGGACAAGGCGCTGGCCGCGGGCGGCATCCGTCCGCTGTTCAGCGACTACGACCTGCTCGGCCGGTTCAGCGCCGGCACGTACGTGATCACCAACCGCTTCCTCAAGCAGAACCCGAACACCGCGCGGACCTTCGTCACCGGTGTCGCCAAGGCCATCGAGTGGACAAGGACCACGCCGCGGGAGGAGGTCATCGCCCGCAGCGTCGAGATCGTCAAGAAGCGCGGCCGCAACGAGGACACCGCCGCGCTGAAGTTCTGGAAGTCCGCGGGCGTCGCGGAGACCGGTGGCCGGATCACCGACGAGGAGTTCAAGATCTGGGTCGACTGGCTGGTGGAGCACGGCGACATCAAGGCCGGCCAGGTGAAGCCGGGCGACCTCTACACCAACGAGTTCAACGGCTACCCCGCCTCCGCGGCGGCAGCCGTCTCCCCGAGTCCCTCCCCGAGCCCCTCGCAGAGCAGGAGCTGAGCGATGAGCGCCGACATCTCCTTCCGTTCCGTCAGCAAGGTGTTCAAGGTCCGCGGCGGAGGCGACTTCACCGCCGTGGACCGGGTGGACCTCGACATCGCCGCCGGTGAGTTCGCCGTGCTGGTCGGGCCGAGCGGCTGCGGCAAGTCCACCCTGCTCGACCTGCTGGGCGGGCTCACCCGGCCGAGCTCCGGCGAGATCCTGCTGAACGGCAGCCCGGTGACCGGGCCGGGGCCGGACCGCTCCACGGTGTTCCAGCAGTACGCGCTGCTGCCGTGGCGAACCGCCCAGGGCAACGTCGAGTTCGGCCTGGAGTCGATCGGCGTGCCGAGACGCCAACGCGCCGCCCGCGCCAAGGAGTACCTCGCCCTGGTCGGCCTCACCGGCTTCGAGGACCGGCACCCGCACGAGCTGTCCGGCGGTATGAAGCAGCGGGTGGCGATCGCCCGCAGTCTCGCCTACGACCCCGAAGTGCTGCTGATGGACGAGCCGTTCGCCGCACTCGACGCGCAGACCCGCGAGTCGCTGCAGGACGAGCTGCGGCGGATCTGGCAGCAGACCGGCAAGACGGTCGTGTTCATCACCCACGGCATCGAGGAGGCGGTCTACCTCGGCGGGCGGGTGGCCGTGCTCACCTCCCGCCCGGGCCGGGTCAAGCAGGTCGTCCCGATCGACCTCGGTGACCGCGGTGCCGCCCGAGACCTGCGCTCCAGCCCGGAGTTCGCCCGCTACCGGCACGAGATCTGGAGCCTGCTGCACGACGAGGTCAGCCGCGCCCAGCAGTTGGAGAGAGAGGTCAGCGCCGCATGAGCACCGACGTCCGCCCGTCCGCCCCGCCCGTCCTCACCAAGTCCAGGCCGCCGGCCGCCACGGCGCCGGCCGCCGTACCCCGACCGGCCGAGGCCGTGCGCCGCCCCTCGCGGCTTCCCGGCCTGCTGCTGACCGGGCTCACCAAGACCGTCGCGATCGCCGTACTGCTGGCGGTCTGGGAGGCCGCGCCGCGGCTCGAACTCGTCGACCCGACCTTCCTCCCGCCGTTCAGCCAGGTCGTCGACGCCTGGTTCGGCCTGCTGGACAGCGGCCAGCTCGCCACCAACACCCAGGCCAGCCTGACCCGTTCGCTCAGCGGCTTCGGCCTCTCGGTGGCGGTCGGGGTGCCGCTCGGCCTGCTGATCGGCTGGTACCGGCCGATCGCCAACCTGCTCAGCCCGCTGCTCGAACTCTTCCGCAACACCGCCGCGTTGGCGCTGCTGCCGGTGTTCGTGCTGATCCTCGGCATCGGGGAGACGTCCAAGATCTCCATCGTGCTGTACGCGTGCATCTGGCCCGTGCTGCTGAACACCATCAGCGCCGTCCGCACGGTCGACCCGACCCTGCTGCGGCTCGCCCGCTCACTGAACCTCTCGCCGTTCCGGCTCTTCCAGAAGGTGATCCTGCCGGCCTCCGTGCCGACCGTGTTCACCGGGATCCGGCTGGCCGGCGCGGTCTCCATCCTCGTCCTGGTCGCCGCCGAGATGGTCGGCGCCAAGGCCGGACTCGGCTACCTGATCAACGCCTCGCAGTTCAACTTCGCCATCCCGCAGATGTACGCGGGCATCGTCACCATCTCCGTGATCGGCGTGCTCTTCAACCAGCTGCTGGTCGCCCTGGAACGCCGCTTCACCCGCTGGCGCGCCGCGGTGGGGAACTGAGCATGGGCGAGCCGACACAGGAACTCACCGCGGACGTCCTGGTCGTGGGCGGCGGCCCGGCCGCCACCTGGGCCGCCCTCGACGCGGCCCGGGCCGGCGCCGACGTCGTCCTCGCCGACAAGGGTCACTGCGGCACCAGCGGCGCCACCGCCGCCGGCGGCACCGGCGTCTGGTACGTGCAACCGGACCCGGCGGCCCGGGAGGCGGCGATGGCGAGCCGCGAGGCGCTCGGCGGCCACCTCGCCGACCGCGGCTGGATGGGCCGGGTCCTCGACCGGACCTACGCCAACATCAACGAGCTCGCCGAGACCGGCGGTTACCCCTTCCCGACCGCACCGGACGGCAGCCAGCCGCGCAACGGCCTGCAGGGCCCCGAGTACATGCGGCGGATGCGGATCAGGACGCGCAGGGCCGGGGTCCGCATCCTCGACCACAGCCCGGTCACCGAACTCCTCACCGCCGCCGACGGATCGGTCGCCGGAGCGGCCGGCCACCGCCGACAGGCCGGACACCCCTACCGGGTGCGGGCCGGCGCGGTCGTCCTCGCCACCGGCGGATGCGCCTTCCTCAGCGGCGCGCTGGGCACCGACACCGACACCGGTGACGGCGCCCTCTACGCGGCCGAGGTCGGCGCCGAACTCTCCGGCATGGAGTTCTCCAACGCGTACGGCATCGCGCCCGAGCACACCTCCGTCACCAAGACCGCGTTCTACTCCTTCGCCACCTTCTACCGGGAGGACGGCAGCGTACTGGAGGGCGCAG
This genomic window from Streptomyces sp. TLI_235 contains:
- a CDS encoding ABC-type nitrate/sulfonate/bicarbonate transport system substrate-binding protein is translated as MPATSRRQFLALAAVGVAAAACGRATASGGAGSETKKLRYQGWAGQVTLPELAEDLGYFGDVKLEWVGNTISGPQDIQSAATGQIDFGGAFNGAVVKLIAAGAPVKAVISYYGVDEAAYNGFYVLEDSPIRSARDLIGKKIGMNTLGAHSEAILDIYLQRNGLSPAEIAKVEPIVVPPVNTDQSIRQKQIEVGVLGGVLRDKALAAGGIRPLFSDYDLLGRFSAGTYVITNRFLKQNPNTARTFVTGVAKAIEWTRTTPREEVIARSVEIVKKRGRNEDTAALKFWKSAGVAETGGRITDEEFKIWVDWLVEHGDIKAGQVKPGDLYTNEFNGYPASAAAAVSPSPSPSPSQSRS
- a CDS encoding NitT/TauT family transport system ATP-binding protein, which translates into the protein MSADISFRSVSKVFKVRGGGDFTAVDRVDLDIAAGEFAVLVGPSGCGKSTLLDLLGGLTRPSSGEILLNGSPVTGPGPDRSTVFQQYALLPWRTAQGNVEFGLESIGVPRRQRAARAKEYLALVGLTGFEDRHPHELSGGMKQRVAIARSLAYDPEVLLMDEPFAALDAQTRESLQDELRRIWQQTGKTVVFITHGIEEAVYLGGRVAVLTSRPGRVKQVVPIDLGDRGAARDLRSSPEFARYRHEIWSLLHDEVSRAQQLEREVSAA
- a CDS encoding NitT/TauT family transport system permease protein, with product MSTDVRPSAPPVLTKSRPPAATAPAAVPRPAEAVRRPSRLPGLLLTGLTKTVAIAVLLAVWEAAPRLELVDPTFLPPFSQVVDAWFGLLDSGQLATNTQASLTRSLSGFGLSVAVGVPLGLLIGWYRPIANLLSPLLELFRNTAALALLPVFVLILGIGETSKISIVLYACIWPVLLNTISAVRTVDPTLLRLARSLNLSPFRLFQKVILPASVPTVFTGIRLAGAVSILVLVAAEMVGAKAGLGYLINASQFNFAIPQMYAGIVTISVIGVLFNQLLVALERRFTRWRAAVGN